GTGTCGGATAGAATTCTCTTTCTTTCGAAAACGCGCCGTGGGAAGGAATCTGCGCTTGGAACCGGATCTCGTTTAAAAAAGAAACGCCTCGATAAATTTCCCAAGGCCTTTCCCCGTCAAAAGAATCCACGAGAAAAAGATTGTATTGCTTCCACTCGGAAAGGATCTTTTCCAAGATCAGAACCCGACTGATTTCATCTTCCTCTCTTTTTACGGGCGCCGAAGGAAGACCCGTGAAACTTCCTGAAAGGATCGAGATCAAAAAGAAGAATAGGGCGAGGCGGAAAAAACGGCGGTTCACAGGATTCTATTCGGTGAAAATGAGACTTAAAAAGAGACACTTATCCCGTTTTCCCTTCCCTTTTTCGAAGGAAAAAACCGATATTCTAAAAAGGTATGCCCATGAGACGAGACCAGTTGAAAATCTTACTTTCCGGAATTTTAGTTTTGCTCTTAGGATCCTTGATCCTCTACAGTTATCTCTTTCGGGAAGACATCGCCAAATTCCTAAAAAAGAAAGAAGGTGAGGAAGTCTCAAACAATTCCAAAACCGATCGGGTAATATTGAGTCCCGACACGAACACGGAGCCTCCGCTTTCGCCAAACGACTTAAATACGCTTCCCACCGAGGAAAAAAATTCTCCGCCTATCGGCGATTCTATGGGAATGGAAAAAGAAAAGTCTCCGTCCAAAGAAACCAAAAGCCTCAAAGAAGAATGGCCCGAGGAAAAGAAGACAACTTCTCCCTCAAAACCGGAAAAAGAAAAATACCCTGAAGAAAAATGGAATCCTCCCAAGGACGATACGAGCGCTTATAAAGACGAAGAACCCAAATCCAAAAAAGAAAGAATGAAAGAAGATAAAACGGATTGGGAAGACAAGGCGGAAAGAAAACACTCCGTAAAAAAGAAAAAGTATCTTAAAAAACATTCTTCTCGCAAGACCGGAAAAAGAATCCGCTCCTTGGAAACGAGGGTCAATCGATTGGAGAAAAAATTAGGGATCTCTTCCTCCAAGAAAATGGGAAAAACGAAAAAGGCTTCTTCCAAACGAAGTCTCGAAAAACGAGTGGAAAAACTCGAAAGAGAAATGAAAAATTTAAAATCGAAAGAATGATATGGGGATTCGAGAACGTTATCTTCAAATCCAAGAAGAACTCGCAAGTCTAAGGCCGGAAAAACCGCCCACACTCATCGCGGTTTCCAAGTTCCAAACCTTGCAAGCGGTAACGGAAGCCGTAAACGCGGGAGTCATTCATTTCGGAGAAAATCGAATCCAAGAAGGTTTGGAAAAATTCGAAGAGTGGTTAAAGCCGAAAGAGTCTCCATTGGTCTTGCATCATATCGGGCCGGTGCAGAGCGGGACCCTTCGAAAACTATTCTTAGGTTACTCGTATGCGCACGGAGTCGGTAGTCTTGGAACCCTGGAAGAACTTTTGAGCCGCGCCCAAAAAGAACAAAAGAAAATACGATACTTTTTACAAGTCAATCTTACGAACGAAGAAAGCAAACATGGGTTCGACAAAAAAGAACTGCTCGAAATTCTTACAAAAAAAGAAAATCTTTCCAACGAGTTCTGTATTCTCGAAGGAATGATGACGATGGGACCCTCGGACGGAGAACCGAACAAAACCAGAGACGTTTTTCGAGAACTCTCGAAGATCCGAAACGAATATTATCCCGAAGGAAAATTATCCATGGGAATGTCCGGAGATTACAGGACCGCAATCGAAGAAGGAAGCGACTTCGTAAGAATCGGAAGCGCCATTTTTGGGGAAAGGAATTGATCATGAAACATACGATTGGAATCGCCGGTTGCGGAAATATGGGAGGAGCGATCTATCTTTCGCTCAAGAAACGTTATCCGACACAGGTCCTTGGATACGATCCGTACATGACCTCGAACAAAAAGATCGAACTCGTCTCTTCCTGGGAAGAATTCTCGTCCAAATCGGACCTTATGGTCGTCTGCGTAAAACCGGGAAAGGTCGTCGAACTTCTCAAACAAGTAGCATCGACTAAGTCCGTGATCTCCGTCGCCGCGGGAATCAGCACACAGACCATTCGGAATTCTCTTCCTTCCGGATCCAAGGTCGTTCGGATCATGCCGAATCTTCCCTTACTCGTAGGAGAAGGTGCGATCGGATACTACGGAGATTCCGAACTCTACGAGACGGTAGAAGAAATCTTTCAGTCCCTCGGACATTCGGTAGCCTTGAGTTCCGAGTCTCATTTGGACGCAGTCACGGGTCTTTCCGGTTCCGGTCCGGCGTACGTGTTTAAATTCATCCAGGCTCTCGCAGAAGGCGGGGTGCAGTCCGGTCTTGCCTACCAAGAGGCCTTGGACTTGAGCATACAAACCGTTCTCGGTTCCGCGGAACTTCTGAGAAAAGAAAGGAAAAAGGATCCGGGCACACATCCGGAAGTTTGGAAGAATAAAGTGACTTCACCCGGAGGAACCACGATCGCCGGACTTGCGGAACTCGAAAAACACGGGTTTAGCCACGCGATTTTGGAAGCCGTCCAAGCGGCGAGCAAACGATCGAAAGAACTCGGAAATTAATGCGAACTCAGAGAAGTTTCGTTTTGCCTACGGGCGCCTTTGTAGGCCGTTCGTTTTCTCTCAAAGCGTAGATCTTTCTGATTAGTTTTGATAGCAAGAAGAGACTAACGTTGAAGTCCGAGTAAATATTCACTTTCCTTTTTAGAAAAAGGACGCAAACTTATCCCAAAATGTAGTTATATTGGAAAACAAGTTTGAAATTGAAAATTTATCTTGAAAAGAAAGAGGGAAGGATTAAAACACTAGCGCGGACAGGATTCGAACCTATGACCTTTGGGTTATGAGCCCAACGAGCTACCAGCTGCTCCACCGCGCGGTGTATGTAGGTCAGTATTTGTGCTGAACCCTCGAAAGCAAGAATAAATCGACAAAAAGAATTGATTTTTAAAGAAAAATTAGATCTTATAGCGTTTGGTATAAGAGATTCATTTCGAATGAAAAAGAAAGCCGTTCAAAATTTCGGCAATAAATTGGAAAAGGCTCCTTTCGTATCTAAAGCACCGGAGAACCAACCGTTTGATCAGTAAAGAAAATGATCCCTTGATGATAGAATATCTGGAAAAGAAAATCTATGATCAGAAGCAATTATTAGAAATCAGCAAGGCTCTTAATTCTACATTAGATTATAAATATCTAATGGATGCAATTCTAAATATTTGTCTCGCGCAGTTGCAAACCCTACAGGCCGCCATTTATGTCAGCCCGGAAGCGGATTCCGATTTTTTTGAATTGGATCCGAGTTACAAAGGTTTTGATCTTTCGGAAAACGAAAAATCATTCCGTATCAAAACGGACGCGGCCCTCATTCAGTTTTTAGAAACCCGAATGAAAGCGATGACAGTAAATCAGATTGAAGAGAGCATGGGCCGATCCGTAACCGAAATCGATTTCCTTCGTGGAATTGGAGCCGACCTCATCATACCTTTGAACGCAAAGGGAAAGGTGAACGGTCTTCTTGTGCTCGGAGAAAAGATGACCATGAACGAGGTTCAGGAAGAGGACCGAGATTTCTTAACCACTCTTTCTACTCTTGCGGGAATCGCAGTCGAGAACTCTCGTCTTTATGAACTTGCGACCGTGGACATGATGACCGGTCTCAAAGTCCATCACTACTTCCAGACAAAACTCAAGGAAGAGATGGATCGTTGTCGAAAGAAAAAGTCTCATCTGACTCTTCTTTTTACGGACGTGGACAACTTTAAGAAGTTCAATGATACGCACGGTCACCAAGCGGGAGATCAGGTCCTCATCGAAGTCGCGAGACAACTGATTCGAAACGCTGGCAAACACGACACTCCGGCTCGTTACGGCGGGGAAGAATTTTGCCTCGTCATGCCGGGCGCGGATCTGGAAAGAGGATATGAGATGGGAGAAAAAATTCGCGCGGCGGTAGAAGCCAGTAGCGTGAAAAATCCGAACGGCGGCCCCGATCTCAAAGTAACTCTTTCCGTGGGAGTTTCCGAGTTTTGGCCAAAGGACAAAAATAATCGGGATTTGATCGAAAGAGCGGATAAGGCTCTTTATATGGCGAAACATTCCGGAAAAAATCAGACCATTTGTTATAAAGAAACCTAAGAAAACCTTTTTCTTTTTTTCAAATTTGCCGATCAGTACAGCATGGAAAAGAATCTCCTGCTGTACCAAGGTCCTCTCTCTCAAATTGAAGAAAGAGAACTCACAAAACGGATCCAAGACCGAGCGCTCGGGAAAGAAAAATTTGATTTTTCTCCTTATTCGTGTTTTATAGAATACAAACCCGCGGACCCGGTCACAGGCATTCAATTCAGGGACTGCGTGATCGACTACACACGATGTTCCAATCAGAAATGTATCAAAAAATTGATCTGAGGTTTTTCCTTACTTTTTTTCTTTTTGCATTTCTTTCCTGTTCCCTTCTTCCCTCGAAAACACAGGTCACTGTCGTTTCCGGGGGAATCGAAATCATTCTTCCCTTTTTTGAAAAACAAGGTTTTCGTTTTATCCAGCTTTCCTTGAGTCCGGAGGAAAAGCCGCTTCGGTTTTTAGTGGATACCGGTTCTCGATTCTCCTTTCTGGATGAGAAATTTTTTTCCGAACAGGATTCCAAACGAAGAATCGCCGTGACTTATCCCGGAGGAAAAGACGATTCGTATCGAAAGGTGAGGACGATTCAGCTTTTTTCCAAATCGCATTCCATCTTTAAAAATCTCACGGTTCATTCTCACACATTTTCCGGAAATCTCGAACTCGACGGAATCATCGGAATGGACGCACTCTATGAGAAAATTCTAATCTTAGAATATCCGACCCAGATCCGTTTTTTGGAAAGCGCCGGCGGAGAAATCACCGAATCCATGCTTTCTCCCTTTCCGGGTTTGGCGCAGAATACGGAACCGCTCCGATTCTTTTCGGGACATCCGGTTTTGGAAATCGAATATGGAACCCAAGACAAAGCGCTCCTTCTCATGGACACGGGCGCGGACTTGAGTCTTTTGGAATTGCCAAATGTGATTCCCGGTTTTGTGGAAGAGACTTCCTCGAGTCGTCCCGTTCAGATTCTTAACTTTCAAGGAAAGGTTTTGAACGTGAGAACACGTTTTGTTCGTAAACTTTGTATTCTCATGACGTCCAATTGTGTGAACGATCTCGAAATTCTACCTTCGGGGCTTCCGGTCGATTTCGCCGGTGTTTCCACAGGAGTTCGGATTCAGGGAATTCTCGGCGTAAACTGGTTGAACGAGCATAGAATTCTTTTGGACATGAAACGGAGTCTTATAGGTATAGTAGGGAAAGACGGCGGGAAGTAAGATGAGCAAGGGTAAAATCATAGTAGCCATGAGCGGCGGAGTGGACAGCGCCGTAACCGCGGGTCTTCTGATGGAAGAAGGCTACGAGGTCATCGGGGTCAATCTCCGAACCTGGGAATACGAGGCTCCCGCTTGCGACACCACTAAAAAATCCTGTTGTTCTCCCGAAGACATTCGAGACGCGAGGGACGTGGGCCTTTCGCTCAAGATTCCATTCTACGTCGTGAAGATGGAAAAGGTATTTCAAGAGAAAGTCATCGATCGTTTTATAGACGACTATCAACACGGAAAAACTCCGAACCCTTGTGTGGAATGCAATACCTTCGTCAAGTTCGGCGCGCTCTTTGAAAAAGCAAAGGCTCTCGGGATCGACAAGATCGCAACCGGCCATTACGCTCGGATCGCACAGAACGGAGATCGTTACGCAATCGCAAACGGTCTAGACATGGGCAAAAATCAGGCTTATTATTTATATGGACTCTCTCAGGAGAATCTCAAAAACGTAATCTTTCCTTTGGGTGAAATGACAAAGCCGGAAGTGCGGGAGATCGCAAGAAGAATGGGACTTCCCGTCGCGGAGAAAGCGGAGTCGCAAGAGATTTGTTTTATCCCCGAGAACGATTATAGAAAATTCTTAGAAAAGAAAAACGTGGAATTTACTCCCGGTTTTTTCAAACTCAGGGACGGAAGAATCATCGGCAAACACAAGGGAAGAGAAAACTTTACGATCGGTCAGAGAAAGGGACTCGGGATCGCTTGGAAAAATCCGTTGTATGTCATCGCGATCGAAGACGACGGTTCCGTAATCTTAGGAGAAGAGAATGAAACCTATACGGGTTCCTTCTCCGTGATCGACTACAACTACCAAGGTTTGGCTCCTCTGGAAGAAGGGGAATCCTTGGAATGCAGAGTGCAGGTCCGTTATAGACATTCTCCGATTCGTTGTCGCATAACAAAACGAGGGGACGATCTCGTTGTTGAACCTCTCGAAGACGTAAGAGGAGTGACACCCGGACAATCGGCCGTTTTTTATCCGGTCGATTCCAACTATCTCTTGTTAGGTGGAATCATCCGCAAGGGAAGTATCGAAATGCAAATACGAGAAACCGCTCCGGCAGTGGCCCTTCAGAATTAAAGCAGGACTTTCTTTTTTGTCAGTGAATCACAAAATCACCGGGAAAACCATCATGATCGTGGGTGGGGGACTTCTTCAGGTTCCTATCATCCAAACCGCGAGAATGATGAAACTCACAACCGTAGTCGCCGACATGAACGGAGACGCTCCGGGTATGAAGATCTGCGACGTTCCGATGGTGATGAGTACGAAAGACATCGAAGGTATGGTGCGAGAATCCAAAAAACTCGCAACCAAAATCAAGATCGACGGGGTCATCACCGCGGGAACCGACGCAAGTATGACGGTCGCGGCCGTCGCAAACGCGCTCGATCTTCCCGGTATTCGTTATGTGGACGCGGAAGCCGCTTCCAACAAGGTCAAGATGCGAGAGCGTTTGAAAAAAGCGGGGATTCCTCTTCCCGGATTTGCTCCGGTTTGGAGTTTAGCCGATACGCGAGACGCATTAGAATTTTTGAAATTTCCTCTTGTGATGAAACCCGCTGACAATATGGGCGCCAGAGGCGTGATCAAGGTTTCAAACAGAGAAGAATTACAGGCCGCCTTCAAACACGCAAAAAAATATTCTCCCACGGGAGAAATGATCTTAGAGGAATACATGCCCGGTCCGGAAGTCTCCGTAGACGCATTGACCTGGAACGGAAATTTCGTGATCACGGGAATCGCCGATCGAATCATCGAAAGAGAACCGTTTTTTATCGAGATGGGGCACAACATGCCTTCCGCTTTGAGTCCTTCCGTTTTGAAAGAAGTGGAAGAGGTGATGTTTCGAAGTATGAAGGCGCTTGGTATCACTCTCGGAGCCGGTAAAGGAGACATCAAGGTCACACCGGATGGAGTAAAAGTGGGTGAGATCGCGGCGAGACTTTCCGGCGGTTTTATGTCCGCTTTTACATTCCCACTTTCCTCGGGGATCAACTTAAATCGCGCGGCCATTCTCATCGCGCTCGGAGAAGAGCCGGACAATCTTACTCCTACCGTAGAAAGAGTTTCGATCGAACGATGTCTTTTGGCTCCGAGAGGAAAGCTACTCGCGATCGACGGAATCGAAGACGCGCGTAAAATCGAAGGAGTCAACGATCTCTTCTTCATGAATAAGATCGGAGACATCATCCAAGAACCAACGAATAACATCGAAAAGACGGGACACGTCATCATCAGCGCGGACAACCTGCAAAACGCGGAATCGATTTTTGAAAAAGTCAAACACACCATTCGTTTTACCTGCGACGAGCTCTATTCTATCTCCGAAAAAGAAATTCAACAAAACGCAAGAATTCGTTTTGGAAAAGATATATGCTGGGTTTGTAAGGTCTGCGACGGAACCGATTGTGCTTCGGGAGTTCCCGGTATGGGTGGTTTGGGGAGAATGCTTACGTTTCAGGACAACGTCGCCGCGCTTCAGGAATATTCCATTCTTCCCCGTTATATTCGTGAACATACGAACGCAAACGTCGAGACGACATTCTTAGGTAAAAAAATAAAAACTCCGCTGATGGCGGCGCCGATGACCGGAGCCGTAACGAACATGAACGGGGCCATGGACGAATTCACGTTCGCCGCGACTCTTTTGGAAGGTTGTCAATCCGCGGGCACCTTAGCATGGTTAGGCGACGGTGCGAGCCCGGATAAATATCTGATTATGCTCGAAGCGATTCGTAAGACAAAGGCGGACGCGATTCTTATCTGCAAACCGAGAGAGGACGAAGGACTTTTAAAAGAACGTTTTCAAGAATCCGAAAACTCCGGACTTTTTGCGATAGGAATGGATGTGGACGCCGTAAATTTCAAAACGATGGCGATGAAAAATATTTCTTCGGTGACGCGGAACGTTTCGAAATTGGGAAGAATCCGCTCTCTCACAAAACTCCCTTTTATCATAAAGGGTGTAATGACTCCCAAAGACGCACAATTCGCAATCGACGCCGGCGCCGATTGTATTGTTGTTTCCAATCACGGAGGAAGAGTTCTCGACGATATGCCGGGAACCGCAAGAGTTCTTTCCGGAATTCGAAAGGCGGTGGGAGACTCGTTTCCGATCGCAGTTGACGGAGGAGTCCGAAGCGGGATGGACGTTTTTAAGATGCTCGCCCTCGGTGCGGACACGGTTCTTGTCGGAAGGCCGATGGCGATCTTTGCCGTGGGTGGGGGAGTCGCGGGAATCCGGTTTCTGATCTCTCAGTATACGGAAAATTTATTACAATCGATGAATGTCACCGGAGTACAAACGATAAAAGGAATCGGAACGGAACTCCTCTTTCGGAAAAAAATGGAAGAAGAAAATTCAAACCCCCGATGAGAAAATCGTTTTACTAACTCGACTTTTCCGATTGAATATTCAAACTTACGATCGTCTCTTTATAGAATCGGATCCCGACTCGGATCTCGGATCGTAACAATAGAATCATGGACAAATTCATCAACGACCCAGAAGGGATTCACAAAATTCTTCAGTCTCTTTTTACGAGACTTCCGGTCGCGATCATCGTAGGAAACCGTCCTCTTCCGGTTCGTGTCGTCGGTTTAAAGGACGCAATTCGTATCGTGGTCACACTTCCTCCGGGAACTGGTTCGGAACCGAATCGAAAATTATATCTGGTCCATAACAATCACCGATTCGCGGCGAATTTCGCCGTAGAAATGCACAATCCGTCCAACGGAGTAGAACTGTTGCTCGCGACTTCGATACAAGTCACCACCGCACAAAGAACGGAAGAACGGATTTCAGTAGACTCTTCCTCGGGTTTTCAGAGTACTCTTACCAATATCATCAATCAAGGGAATATTAGAAAAACATTAGCTTTTGCTGATAAAAAGATCGACGAGATCATAAAAAAACACGCCAAACTTCTCAGGGAAAAATATCCGAATTCAACGATATTCTTTTCGGACAGAATGGACAATCGTCTACGACTGATGTATAACTTCGATCAGTCGATCTATGTTTTGAAT
The Leptospira stimsonii DNA segment above includes these coding regions:
- a CDS encoding retropepsin-like aspartic protease; translated protein: MYQKIDLRFFLTFFLFAFLSCSLLPSKTQVTVVSGGIEIILPFFEKQGFRFIQLSLSPEEKPLRFLVDTGSRFSFLDEKFFSEQDSKRRIAVTYPGGKDDSYRKVRTIQLFSKSHSIFKNLTVHSHTFSGNLELDGIIGMDALYEKILILEYPTQIRFLESAGGEITESMLSPFPGLAQNTEPLRFFSGHPVLEIEYGTQDKALLLMDTGADLSLLELPNVIPGFVEETSSSRPVQILNFQGKVLNVRTRFVRKLCILMTSNCVNDLEILPSGLPVDFAGVSTGVRIQGILGVNWLNEHRILLDMKRSLIGIVGKDGGK
- a CDS encoding sensor domain-containing diguanylate cyclase, with translation MISKENDPLMIEYLEKKIYDQKQLLEISKALNSTLDYKYLMDAILNICLAQLQTLQAAIYVSPEADSDFFELDPSYKGFDLSENEKSFRIKTDAALIQFLETRMKAMTVNQIEESMGRSVTEIDFLRGIGADLIIPLNAKGKVNGLLVLGEKMTMNEVQEEDRDFLTTLSTLAGIAVENSRLYELATVDMMTGLKVHHYFQTKLKEEMDRCRKKKSHLTLLFTDVDNFKKFNDTHGHQAGDQVLIEVARQLIRNAGKHDTPARYGGEEFCLVMPGADLERGYEMGEKIRAAVEASSVKNPNGGPDLKVTLSVGVSEFWPKDKNNRDLIERADKALYMAKHSGKNQTICYKET
- a CDS encoding alpha-hydroxy-acid oxidizing protein; translation: MSVNHKITGKTIMIVGGGLLQVPIIQTARMMKLTTVVADMNGDAPGMKICDVPMVMSTKDIEGMVRESKKLATKIKIDGVITAGTDASMTVAAVANALDLPGIRYVDAEAASNKVKMRERLKKAGIPLPGFAPVWSLADTRDALEFLKFPLVMKPADNMGARGVIKVSNREELQAAFKHAKKYSPTGEMILEEYMPGPEVSVDALTWNGNFVITGIADRIIEREPFFIEMGHNMPSALSPSVLKEVEEVMFRSMKALGITLGAGKGDIKVTPDGVKVGEIAARLSGGFMSAFTFPLSSGINLNRAAILIALGEEPDNLTPTVERVSIERCLLAPRGKLLAIDGIEDARKIEGVNDLFFMNKIGDIIQEPTNNIEKTGHVIISADNLQNAESIFEKVKHTIRFTCDELYSISEKEIQQNARIRFGKDICWVCKVCDGTDCASGVPGMGGLGRMLTFQDNVAALQEYSILPRYIREHTNANVETTFLGKKIKTPLMAAPMTGAVTNMNGAMDEFTFAATLLEGCQSAGTLAWLGDGASPDKYLIMLEAIRKTKADAILICKPREDEGLLKERFQESENSGLFAIGMDVDAVNFKTMAMKNISSVTRNVSKLGRIRSLTKLPFIIKGVMTPKDAQFAIDAGADCIVVSNHGGRVLDDMPGTARVLSGIRKAVGDSFPIAVDGGVRSGMDVFKMLALGADTVLVGRPMAIFAVGGGVAGIRFLISQYTENLLQSMNVTGVQTIKGIGTELLFRKKMEEENSNPR
- the proC gene encoding pyrroline-5-carboxylate reductase; this translates as MHGNVRRLQDRNRRRKRLRKNRKRHFWGKELIMKHTIGIAGCGNMGGAIYLSLKKRYPTQVLGYDPYMTSNKKIELVSSWEEFSSKSDLMVVCVKPGKVVELLKQVASTKSVISVAAGISTQTIRNSLPSGSKVVRIMPNLPLLVGEGAIGYYGDSELYETVEEIFQSLGHSVALSSESHLDAVTGLSGSGPAYVFKFIQALAEGGVQSGLAYQEALDLSIQTVLGSAELLRKERKKDPGTHPEVWKNKVTSPGGTTIAGLAELEKHGFSHAILEAVQAASKRSKELGN
- a CDS encoding PilZ domain-containing protein, coding for MDKFINDPEGIHKILQSLFTRLPVAIIVGNRPLPVRVVGLKDAIRIVVTLPPGTGSEPNRKLYLVHNNHRFAANFAVEMHNPSNGVELLLATSIQVTTAQRTEERISVDSSSGFQSTLTNIINQGNIRKTLAFADKKIDEIIKKHAKLLREKYPNSTIFFSDRMDNRLRLMYNFDQSIYVLNRYSKGDGSGGFQFLPFPEYQKLISVNKLESGITSEVSIMIRYKGYTPLGYVQILSEKELNTNDFNAANISASAVAKDVIASGFFQESKEKCTVDNISLQGLGFFHPQSIFFSRSFTVGETILFDLTLSAENKGTFRAVIRNINNTDKMFRIGCEFFNLNEKEELMIQNYIDSKEQTS
- the mnmA gene encoding tRNA 2-thiouridine(34) synthase MnmA, whose amino-acid sequence is MSKGKIIVAMSGGVDSAVTAGLLMEEGYEVIGVNLRTWEYEAPACDTTKKSCCSPEDIRDARDVGLSLKIPFYVVKMEKVFQEKVIDRFIDDYQHGKTPNPCVECNTFVKFGALFEKAKALGIDKIATGHYARIAQNGDRYAIANGLDMGKNQAYYLYGLSQENLKNVIFPLGEMTKPEVREIARRMGLPVAEKAESQEICFIPENDYRKFLEKKNVEFTPGFFKLRDGRIIGKHKGRENFTIGQRKGLGIAWKNPLYVIAIEDDGSVILGEENETYTGSFSVIDYNYQGLAPLEEGESLECRVQVRYRHSPIRCRITKRGDDLVVEPLEDVRGVTPGQSAVFYPVDSNYLLLGGIIRKGSIEMQIRETAPAVALQN
- a CDS encoding YggS family pyridoxal phosphate-dependent enzyme, yielding MGIRERYLQIQEELASLRPEKPPTLIAVSKFQTLQAVTEAVNAGVIHFGENRIQEGLEKFEEWLKPKESPLVLHHIGPVQSGTLRKLFLGYSYAHGVGSLGTLEELLSRAQKEQKKIRYFLQVNLTNEESKHGFDKKELLEILTKKENLSNEFCILEGMMTMGPSDGEPNKTRDVFRELSKIRNEYYPEGKLSMGMSGDYRTAIEEGSDFVRIGSAIFGERN